Part of the Vespula pensylvanica isolate Volc-1 chromosome 23, ASM1446617v1, whole genome shotgun sequence genome is shown below.
CTCAGAGAATCCAATACCAATTTCTCTAAGTTTGACAAGAATCATTCTATGTTTGGATCTGTGGATGTCGATCAGCGAATTGAGCAACAATTTGACAGAGGAGATCCTAAATTACAACAAACTAAAGATACACAAAATGGTGGATCGTCGGACAGTATTGTACCTGCGAATACAGATAATATGCTTACAGAGAAAAGATCGGATATTCCTGTTCATAAAGACGAAACGGATAATAATGCAGTAAAACCAGAAGAAATGTCGCAGACAGAAAAAATGGGGGAAGAGTCATCAAATAATATCGCGGATACGCAATCGAATACTCAAGAGGACAAAACTGTACGTTCGAACGTACCGCCGTTAGAAAAACCACCTTGGATGGACGCGTCATTCCCTGATGTTAATTTATCCGAAAAGGATGTTAATAACGCGGAATGTAACAATAATCCACCTTCAAATTTTGCTGCTTCTACGGATGAGAATAATGCAAAAACTGATGAAAGAATACAAGCGGAATcggataaaaaattagaatcaAATGCACCGAATAATGAGCAAGTCAAAAAACCTGAAGTTTTACCTTTTATGGGAGAAAATGATCCAAAACCAGAAGACTTAAACATGGAACCTCCACCAGAATTACCTAATTTAGGACCGATAGCGGATGATTTGAATAACGATAATACGTTTgctaataatcaaaaaattaagGAGCCTTTTGGCGCAGAACGTAATTTTGTTGGAGAATTTGAACGTAgtacgaaatatttcgattctaAAAACGCTTTTAGTCCTAGAGGTCCTAGCGATGGAAGATTTTTACAGCAGTCTCATACACCTAATAACGGACAATTTTCTTCGTTGGGACCAAACGATACACGATGCAGGTCTCGAACGTCGAGTGACGGACAATTTGGTTTTCGAGGGtctaataatagaaattacgGGCCATGGAGATCGAACGAAATGCCGTGTGATAACAGAGGATTTACTGACAGCCAATTTGGTCCTAGAGGATCTATTGATAGATTGTCTGGCATTACgaatattaatgaaagaaatttcaataatagaAGATCTATGGATGGGCCATTCGATACTTCGTGCTCCAATGATGGATCTTTCACTTCTGGTTACAACGATGGACAATTTTCACATCACAACCAGCAAGATAGAATGCTTGGTCCTCGAGGTTTTGCAGAAAGGCATTTTGACATGCGTAATACGGGACCAAATAATAAACCGTTTGGATCTCGTGGATCATTTGAAGATCATTTCGAATCTCAAGGTTTAAATAACGAAGCAGGTGCGCGTAATTACAATGACAGATTATGTAGCAATAGATCACCATTCGCCAATAGAGCTTTTGGATCGGATGGAGCACTTGACAGTgctaataatgatatttatcaagacaaatttaatgaaaattatttagataGGAAACTTGATACAGGTGCTACCGATACTGGAGGTAGTGTAGGATCAAAATTAAACTGCGAATTGGGTAAAGTCAATAAATCCGATgctaaaacattttttcaaagCAATTTTAATGACACCGCTTCTAGATCCCAATATGGATCTGATTGCGCCGTTAATCTTCCTCCTCATGAATTCAAAAGTAATATTCATAGTCAAGTGTCctcgtttgataaaaaaattgctGAAAAATCTTGTATAGAATCAAATGTTGGAGATTCTAGAATAGGCTATGGAGATATTTCTGGAGGATTAGATTATAAGTATACTAATACTGCTTTCATGAAAAGATCTATTGATAATCATCAATCTTATATGAGAGGTGTAGCCaataaagaattttgtatAGAAAGACAGTTTAATTATAACCATGGTGGTgctacgaaagataaaaaatatgtcgaGCATGTACCTGTAAAAGTAATCGATTATGCTCACGCACCTCGCACCGTGATGCAAGAACATTTAACTCCTGTTCAATGTTTCGATTACGGACACGGTAAACTGAAACCTGTTGTACCGGATCATGAATTGTTTCCGCAAAGAGACTTTAGAAATTGGGAGGAAAGCGAGCAGAACTTGAAGGAATAtacagaaaaaatgaaaaaatatgagaattcAATGGTAAAACATGAACACAGGCGAAAGACCAACTTAagtgaaacgagagaaagcgATTGGACGGTAAATATTAGGAAatatgatagagaaaaaagaaatgcagatgacaagaaagaaagggaatgTTCTCAAGAAGAAAGGATTTATACTAATActtctgaaaaagaaagagacgaatgTATCCAAAGtgataaaatgaatgataaagGTAAATTAGATCATATAATACACGTTAGATTATATATGAcactataataaattttcttttaattactcTCAATTCATTTTTGCAATCCATTTCTACAATACTTAATTTGTGTATTGAGTTAATGAAagattcaaaataaaatacagatTATTGTCAATCTATTGACAAAGAGCAATGGTAATGCAACAATAGAATGTTCGATAGTAcataatttttcatctatACTTTTTCTTGGCCACAGATAGAGGCCATGAGAGATGCGAACGAGTTCAAACAGATATAAACAAAGAGAATGACAGAGACAATGACAGGTAATATTAAGCGTGTCAGAATAATATGTGGAAATAGTAAATTTGAAAGCTTTTATCGTCATTACTAGTCCACATGCACTATTGTTATTACAAGATCATTGATACGATCGGATAGTTTTATATCTATCCCTGTGCACTTGCATATGAACTAGTAATattgtacatttatattttatgaatatgcGTGTGTCTTGAAGACATTTAACTTTCTTTAGATCAAAAGGACGTACTAACTGGCAAGAAAATTCGAACAAGAACGCCATAGAGACAAAATCATCAAATACCAGGTATGTtgattcaatataaaaattaaacaattaaacaatttatttcaatctcTAGGATATTAAACAATGGATACTTCAAAGATTTTTGATAtttgtaaatgtaaaaaattacatacatatatacacaatttaCCTTTTACCtcatataattttaagaagatctaaacatttttatcatacGTTATTACCTTTgcaaaacttttattattattatattccatCCAACGAGTCGAGTTAGTAGAGTTAAGCAAACATCCGCGTGTTAAATACGTGGTGGATGCGAAAGACTGCAGTTATTGGCTGTTAAACGATAATCAATTATTGAATTCAGGAGCGAATTTACATGGGTCATTGTTAGGGCTTCCTTTTATCCCAAGTGCTAATTATACCCATTTCGAGAATTCCCTCTGATTGTGATTACGCTTCTGTCCCAATCACGTACGTTTGTTTATCTCTACTCGACTCATTAGACGGACTAtagaattttgttatatttatcatattattcaaCTTGAAAATTTAAGTacgatatgaatatatatatatattatatatattcctttacattattcaaataaaCCATGGCAAATTAAAACATGGCAACTGTTTGCTACTtcgacaaaattaatatttgataagttTATGTAAAAACTTAAACTAGAGAATGTGtatctgtccttttttttttttttaaatttggaCTCTCCATCCGAACTTTTTATCACGGTGCGAGATAGTttaagaatatctttttaaagttTTGGAAGATATCCATAATATATAGAGGTGCATAATTTTTATGCATAcaaatcttatattttatgtttttatttatgttatgaaatgaaaatgcGCGTAAACTCGTTATGAATAACGATATGTTGCAATCATCTTGCAGCTCTTTTCGTGTGATATAACAATCacattttgatttattctacaatgttttttattaagcaatttaaaacaaatatgcTCTATTATAGCTTGCTGAATTTGTAAGCTTACCAAACtgtactataaaaatattcttatattaacAAGGATTTAATTTCTGTTAAACATTTGTTATTTGCATAAAAAGTAATTGCacagaaataaatatgatatttatcgCACTAATTTAGTTTTGATTGACTTgcattcaaaatttattattaacaacgtGTTTGATTCCAATGAAATAGTTAACAATATATTCTGAatgcaaattatatatttaatattgtaacatacgattattacatacaatgctgaaaatcaaaatttcattaatacaaTCTGTTTGGTTTTCTTCCTTGTATGTTTTGATACTTAAGTTGCAATGATAATTTAAATCTAAATTATTCTGACAAGTTTCATATCTTTTCTTGTACGTTAACTTTACATGGAATTTGATTTTCCAATGAAAATGTTCTATCTATGTGGATTACACCACGATACTTTATCGCGTGGATCACACCACAAAaacttaaataatattatttcgtgaAGATTAGACAATAAGATGTTAGAaatgtatatgaaaaatatgttaaattgTCCAAACATTTTGGATTCCATTAAGACATACACACTGAGATTTTCTTCTGATTTTCATACAAATTGATACTTAAGACCGACATTTAATATTCAAactacatgtgtatatatatatatatttacatttttccaATGTTGGGTTTTAAACAAACGTTTATATCGCATTATACGTGTTATAGTTGCATTATCATTTTCTGTTATACATCTAAATTAAAGCACAATGAACATAtagtatgatatattttaatgtctacaaattttttgttacagCTTTACAGACAAACAGCAAAATGTATCGGAATTACCAGCGAAAACCTTGGAATTGGCGAAAACGGCAAATTGCACAATGGTGGATGATCTACTGTGTCCTCCAGGTCGTCAAAATAGACCATCTAAAATAGCAATTATTCTGAGAGGCCCACCTGGTAGTGGGAAGTCATTTGTAGCAAAACTAATTAAGGTACGTTTCGagcaattttcatttttacttttttatgtcATCAATTACGAAAATGAATACGCATGAAtacgataatttaattacgatattttcGTACAGGACAAGGAAGTCGAACAAGGAGGCTCTGCTCCAAGAATATTGAGCCTTGACGATTATTTcctcgttgaaaaagaaatagaaacgaaagatgATAATGGAAAGAAGGTGATAGTGAAGGTGACTGTTCCATATAAATGACATTGTATGCAAATCtgtaacttttatttttattttttaggaaATGGTTTATGAATACGAAGAAGCAATGGAACCAAGTTACATAGCATCTCTTGTGAaagcgtttaaaaaaaatattacagatggctttttcaattttattatattagattgcatcaatgaaaaaatatcagaCTACGAAGATATGTGGAGTTTTGCGAAAAGTAAAGGATTTAAGGTATGTAAACAAGTTCAAGCAAGCCAAATTATTCAGCTCAACTTTTTACACTtgatacatttcttttttttgttttgtttaaattttattctccaTATCGTGATGCACAGGTATACGTGTGTGAAATGGAAATGGATGTACAAATCtgtttaaagagaaatattcatAATCGATCAGAGGACGAGATTAATAGAATTGTGGACTATTTTGAACCTACACCCAGTTATCATCAAAAGCTAGATGTAAATTCGATGTTGCAAGAACAGGCAATCGAAGAAGTATGATCAAAATCTTTACTGTGAATATCGATTGAATTCATATGTTACGTTATGATCTTTATTATAGGTACAAATGGAAGATAGTCAAGAGACGGATAAGATATTAcaatcgaacgaagaaagtcAAGATAGTCAGGATGAGGCTCCAGAAgttattgtaaatttataatgttttttttttcgacaattttattgaaaatttagttcaatgatttttactatatatgtatttaaataaatgtattatatataattatgttactTTTTAGGGTATTAGTAAATGGGAACGAATGGAAGCAGAAGATAAATTAGGTCAGTTAAAACTGATAtcctttaatttatatctattagaGAATTGATTGAGTCGTGACTTAGAACggttttaaatcgatattgtATAAACGTATTTTTGTCACAATTATATCATAGATCGCTTAGATGGTTtggcaaaaaagaagaatgaagggAAACCACAAACAATGGAAGATTTTCTACAAGTTCCTGATTATTATAACATGGAAGATACCTCGGGAAAGAAGAGGGTACGCAAGAGAGATCATTCTTtctattgtaatttatattcaacaaactttctaaaataattacatttttaaaataattataataattaagttaTAAACGATTGGTAGGACTGTTTAACGTTATAGGTGAGATGGGCAGATTTGGAGGAACGTAAGCAACAAGAAAAGATGCGAGCCGTAGGTTTTGTCGTTGGCCATACGAATTGGGATCGTATGATGGATCCTACAAAAGGTGGAAGTGCTCTAACACGTACTAAGTATATATGACGCTAAATCAATTTTAGAGTATTAAAGATAACGATgaagtttaaaagaaaaaaaattcctttgtttaaaaatgaagTGGTGTATTACTCAtaggtttttttttcctgcgttttgtttatactttttatggattaatattattaatatttaaagaaaagaacgttttagtgttaaatattaataaacttgTTCAAATATTCAAATACTCTAAATCTTGCTTATCATTGTTTCAACAATCACTGTCCAAAACTGTGAATCTATATGATTGTTAAACAAGATACAGTAATATTATTGACAAGCAAGGTATTAATACAaccaaattattatcatcgtgtATATCTACAACAGtgcattttaatgaaataattaaagatagtAGATTTgtttacagaaatatataatcatgaaTATAAATGTTACTTCATATTCTGTAATCGCAATTTGATTATTCTATTCGTAAGATTAGAATAGAAAGAACTATAAAggaattgatatttttatattacttttcctTGTGTTCCAAAATCTTTAGCAATTACATAATTCCTAATATTTTACCCTAATCCTAATACATGTTTATCCATCGATCACTCTATATCATCTGTTTTATATCattgtataattaatcatttctgattgtaatttataaactGTAGATTATAATACCGTTATACTCTGGATATTTAActgtatagaaaataaattttaactattgtatataataacttttttcatcTGCAATAATTccaatatttcgatattcttCAATATCGAtaactaatttatatatagttgaGATAACTATTACAACTGGCCAAAATTAGATCAAATATTCAttagatttttatgaaaataggAATTATAACGATACTTGCGTATACGCAACATCTTAATTAACGTTTGAATATCGATTtcgatacgatatatatatacatatcgatatatatatatatcgataagtaACGACTCATTACGATGCGATAAAAGAATACCTTCAATAAtcttgttttaaataattatacatatataaaataatataccaaTCGATCTGATTGAAGTAGACTGCTGTCCACATAGTCTTCCATATAGTTCGCACACaaacaaaatgatttatatactgtttaaaacaaataattatattatataacaacaatgatattaatttacaacatttttttctaatcgtacATGATgtcaagaaaattttctaatctccctatcttttttaatctcgacgtcttcgatatttctaatttcagTCTATAGATGGCACCAGGAGTGCCAAGAAGATAACTTTAAAATGCAGTTACCGACTGATTCGtcgcata
Proteins encoded:
- the LOC122636628 gene encoding uncharacterized protein LOC122636628 isoform X6, producing the protein MQNWNQWQLPTGAITTSMPQPPVGYNAPGADPMAMMQAYMQYYNQPAPSGYTAEQWAAAQQQNWTQWQQWQQQYQQWQAQYGEKYQETIKQMSSQNMNLSGHAPPLPTMPPLPKEDFKPPLPPNSVNTYQFTNIPPPHQNNLPLFPAKQPVSSAASQLNVNSSQNPPLPPTQPPLPLESAQNNDSNSATKRSSNAVSESCSAKKLKLEDEELTEAEKTFDAQFKQWEEQFNKWKQQNANHPDKTHYKIYEAKWTSWREKLIERREQMRKKREQQKQVTVKADPEKNKNLPGGDKIMNILSSTENQGLINNLLGIGKTLGLTGKQNTGTLPPPPPPPQTTSNISSTTVTPAITSQQSTSQPLNSDTVSSWNAQQAAQWAAQFNSGVQSYSSFHANSGSTQPSFGTSLNSTHPPNFALPPPNVSNAGPNFLQPPPGFNNDGRQIPDASVRQNLQDRSSYASSGNNLNMFGANERPNSDINRFGSNDPISLSDYSGNFDANDNSTNDRMNNRKGQLGTGQEYFRREVLDKNLSEHDQFRSDGSFNYGNARFGRGEENYKSIDGTEIDGKHYKAEDRNYMERGNNQFNKQNNSNSVSSLNNDRFNIDRTGPGPGDRFVGSGDRFGAGSDRFGNSNDRYNDRFGSGDDRFIDRFGSRDRFGSNNARFGPGNDRFGPGSDRFGSLDRFGTSNDRFTSRNERFAQGNGLECDRFGPGFDRFGVSSDNVGSGNNRFGRNVMDHYEGNEDSPRDGNNSRNFDRSNQFGPTDELAPELKKLMEKRRAAMDVFKPSFHDSDKSVNVGSLRESFKKIAGDSPFISKSSTDFGQRDYAGSRGIAVSSPRFPGNFGSQNNPRSFGPRAPNEFKPHGGFDFRLRAHTNFSPRDNFFDSHDPGGPFLRESNTNFSKFDKNHSMFGSVDVDQRIEQQFDRGDPKLQQTKDTQNGGSSDSIVPANTDNMLTEKRSDIPVHKDETDNNAVKPEEMSQTEKMGEESSNNIADTQSNTQEDKTVRSNVPPLEKPPWMDASFPDVNLSEKDVNNAECNNNPPSNFAASTDENNAKTDERIQAESDKKLESNAPNNEQVKKPEVLPFMGENDPKPEDLNMEPPPELPNLGPIADDLNNDNTFANNQKIKEPFGAERNFVGEFERSTKYFDSKNAFSPRGPSDGRFLQQSHTPNNGQFSSLGPNDTRCRSRTSSDGQFGFRGSNNRNYGPWRSNEMPCDNRGFTDSQFGPRGSIDRLSGITNINERNFNNRRSMDGPFDTSCSNDGSFTSGYNDGQFSHHNQQDRMLGPRGFAERHFDMRNTGPNNKPFGSRGSFEDHFESQGLNNEAGARNYNDRLCSNRSPFANRAFGSDGALDSANNDIYQDKFNENYLDRKLDTGATDTGGSVGSKLNCELGKVNKSDAKTFFQSNFNDTASRSQYGSDCAVNLPPHEFKSNIHSQVSSFDKKIAEKSCIESNVGDSRIGYGDISGGLDYKYTNTAFMKRSIDNHQSYMRGVANKEFCIERQFNYNHGGATKDKKYVEHVPVKVIDYAHAPRTVMQEHLTPVQCFDYGHGKLKPVVPDHELFPQRDFRNWEESEQNLKEYTEKMKKYENSMVKHEHRRKTNLSETRESDWTVNIRKYDREKRNADDKKERECSQEERIYTNTSEKERDECIQSDKMNDKDRGHERCERVQTDINKENDRDNDRSKGRTNWQENSNKNAIETKSSNTSFTDKQQNVSELPAKTLELAKTANCTMVDDLLCPPGRQNRPSKIAIILRGPPGSGKSFVAKLIKDKEVEQGGSAPRILSLDDYFLVEKEIETKDDNGKKVIVKEMVYEYEEAMEPSYIASLVKAFKKNITDGFFNFIILDCINEKISDYEDMWSFAKSKGFKVYVCEMEMDVQICLKRNIHNRSEDEINRIVDYFEPTPSYHQKLDVNSMLQEQAIEEVQMEDSQETDKILQSNEESQDSQDEAPEVIGISKWERMEAEDKLDRLDGLAKKKNEGKPQTMEDFLQVPDYYNMEDTSGKKRDCLTL
- the LOC122636628 gene encoding uncharacterized protein LOC122636628 isoform X1, which gives rise to MQNWNQWQLPTGAITTSMPQPPVGYNAPGADPMAMMQAYMQYYNQPAPSGYTAEQWAAAQQQNWTQWQQWQQQYQQWQAQYGEKYQETIKQMSSQNMNLSGHAPPLPTMPPLPKEDFKPPLPPNSVNTYQFTNIPPPHQNNLPLFPAKQPVSSAASQLNVNSSQNPPLPPTQPPLPLESAQNNDSNSATKRSSNAVSESCSAKKLKLEDEELTEAEKTFDAQFKQWEEQFNKWKQQNANHPDKTHYKIYEAKWTSWREKLIERREQMRKKREQQKQVTVKADPEKNKNLPGGDKIMNILSSTENQGLINNLLGIGKTLGLTGKQNTGTLPPPPPPPQTTSNISSTTVTPAITSQQSTSQPLNSDTVSSWNAQQAAQWAAQFNSGVQSYSSFHANSGSTQPSFGTSLNSTHPPNFALPPPNVSNAGPNFLQPPPGFNNDGRQIPDASVRQNLQDRSSYASSGNNLNMFGANERPNSDINRFGSNDPISLSDYSGNFDANDNSTNDRMNNRKGQLGTGQEYFRREVLDKNLSEHDQFRSDGSFNYGNARFGRGEENYKSIDGTEIDGKHYKAEDRNYMERGNNQFNKQNNSNSVSSLNNDRFNIDRTGPGPGDRFVGSGDRFGAGSDRFGNSNDRYNDRFGSGDDRFIDRFGSRDRFGSNNARFGPGNDRFGPGSDRFGSLDRFGTSNDRFTSRNERFAQGNGLECDRFGPGFDRFGVSSDNVGSGNNRFGRNVMDHYEGNEDSPRDGNNSRNFDRSNQFGPTDELAPELKKLMEKRRAAMDVFKPSFHDSDKSVNVGSLRESFKKIAGDSPFISKSSTDFGQRDYAGSRGIAVSSPRFPGNFGSQNNPRSFGPRAPNEFKPHGGFDFRLRAHTNFSPRDNFFDSHDPGGPFLRESNTNFSKFDKNHSMFGSVDVDQRIEQQFDRGDPKLQQTKDTQNGGSSDSIVPANTDNMLTEKRSDIPVHKDETDNNAVKPEEMSQTEKMGEESSNNIADTQSNTQEDKTVRSNVPPLEKPPWMDASFPDVNLSEKDVNNAECNNNPPSNFAASTDENNAKTDERIQAESDKKLESNAPNNEQVKKPEVLPFMGENDPKPEDLNMEPPPELPNLGPIADDLNNDNTFANNQKIKEPFGAERNFVGEFERSTKYFDSKNAFSPRGPSDGRFLQQSHTPNNGQFSSLGPNDTRCRSRTSSDGQFGFRGSNNRNYGPWRSNEMPCDNRGFTDSQFGPRGSIDRLSGITNINERNFNNRRSMDGPFDTSCSNDGSFTSGYNDGQFSHHNQQDRMLGPRGFAERHFDMRNTGPNNKPFGSRGSFEDHFESQGLNNEAGARNYNDRLCSNRSPFANRAFGSDGALDSANNDIYQDKFNENYLDRKLDTGATDTGGSVGSKLNCELGKVNKSDAKTFFQSNFNDTASRSQYGSDCAVNLPPHEFKSNIHSQVSSFDKKIAEKSCIESNVGDSRIGYGDISGGLDYKYTNTAFMKRSIDNHQSYMRGVANKEFCIERQFNYNHGGATKDKKYVEHVPVKVIDYAHAPRTVMQEHLTPVQCFDYGHGKLKPVVPDHELFPQRDFRNWEESEQNLKEYTEKMKKYENSMVKHEHRRKTNLSETRESDWTVNIRKYDREKRNADDKKERECSQEERIYTNTSEKERDECIQSDKMNDKDRGHERCERVQTDINKENDRDNDRSKGRTNWQENSNKNAIETKSSNTSFTDKQQNVSELPAKTLELAKTANCTMVDDLLCPPGRQNRPSKIAIILRGPPGSGKSFVAKLIKDKEVEQGGSAPRILSLDDYFLVEKEIETKDDNGKKVIVKEMVYEYEEAMEPSYIASLVKAFKKNITDGFFNFIILDCINEKISDYEDMWSFAKSKGFKVYVCEMEMDVQICLKRNIHNRSEDEINRIVDYFEPTPSYHQKLDVNSMLQEQAIEEVQMEDSQETDKILQSNEESQDSQDEAPEVIGISKWERMEAEDKLDRLDGLAKKKNEGKPQTMEDFLQVPDYYNMEDTSGKKRVRWADLEERKQQEKMRAVGFVVGHTNWDRMMDPTKGGSALTRTKYI
- the LOC122636628 gene encoding uncharacterized protein LOC122636628 isoform X2, which translates into the protein MQNWNQWQLPTGAITTSMPQPPVGYNAPGADPMAMMQAYMQYYNQPAPSGYTAEQWAAAQQQNWTQWQQWQQQYQQWQAQYGEKYQETIKQMSSQNMNLSGHAPPLPTMPPLPKEDFKPPLPPNSVNTYQFTNIPPPHQNNLPLFPAKQPVSSAASQLNVNSSQNPPLPPTQPPLPLESAQNNDSNSATKRSSNAVSESCSAKKLKLEDEELTEAEKTFDAQFKQWEEQFNKWKQQNANHPDKTHYKIYEAKWTSWREKLIERREQMRKKREQQKQVTVKADPEKNKNLPGGDKIMNILSSTENQGLINNLLGIGKTLGLTGKQNTGTLPPPPPPPQTTSNISSTTVTPAITSQQSTSQPLNSDTVSSWNAQQAAQWAAQFNSGVQSYSSFHANSGSTQPSFGTSLNSTHPPNFALPPPNVSNAGPNFLQPPPGFNNDGRQIPDASVRQNLQDRSSYASSGNNLNMFGANERPNSDINRFGSNDPISLSDYSGNFDANDNSTNDRMNNRKGQLGTGQEYFRREVLDKNLSEHDQFRSDGSFNYGNARFGRGEENYKSIDGTEIDGKHYKAEDRNYMERGNNQFNKQNNSNSVSSLNNDRFNIDRTGPGPGDRFVGSGDRFGAGSDRFGNSNDRYNDRFGSGDDRFIDRFGSRDRFGSNNARFGPGNDRFGPGSDRFGSLDRFGTSNDRFTSRNERFAQGNGLECDRFGPGFDRFGVSSDNVGSGNNRFGRNVMDHYEGNEDSPRDGNNSRNFDRSNQFGPTDELAPELKKLMEKRRAAMDVFKPSFHDSDKSVNVGSLRESFKKIAGDSPFISKSSTDFGQRDYAGSRGIAVSSPRFPGNFGSQNNPRSFGPRAPNEFKPHGGFDFRLRAHTNFSPRDNFFDSHDPGGPFLRESNTNFSKFDKNHSMFGSVDVDQRIEQQFDRGDPKLQQTKDTQNGGSSDSIVPANTDNMLTEKRSDIPVHKDETDNNAVKPEEMSQTEKMGEESSNNIADTQSNTQEDKTVRSNVPPLEKPPWMDASFPDVNLSEKDVNNAECNNNPPSNFAASTDENNAKTDERIQAESDKKLESNAPNNEQVKKPEVLPFMGENDPKPEDLNMEPPPELPNLGPIADDLNNDNTFANNQKIKEPFGAERNFVGEFERSTKYFDSKNAFSPRGPSDGRFLQQSHTPNNGQFSSLGPNDTRCRSRTSSDGQFGFRGSNNRNYGPWRSNEMPCDNRGFTDSQFGPRGSIDRLSGITNINERNFNNRRSMDGPFDTSCSNDGSFTSGYNDGQFSHHNQQDRMLGPRGFAERHFDMRNTGPNNKPFGSRGSFEDHFESQGLNNEAGARNYNDRLCSNRSPFANRAFGSDGALDSANNDIYQDKFNENYLDRKLDTGATDTGGSVGSKLNCELGKVNKSDAKTFFQSNFNDTASRSQYGSDCAVNLPPHEFKSNIHSQVSSFDKKIAEKSCIESNVGDSRIGYGDISGGLDYKYTNTAFMKRSIDNHQSYMRGVANKEFCIERQFNYNHGGATKDKKYVEHVPVKVIDYAHAPRTVMQEHLTPVQCFDYGHGKLKPVVPDHELFPQRDFRNWEESEQNLKEYTEKMKKYENSMVKHEHRRKTNLSETRESDWTVNIRKYDREKRNADDKKERECSQEERIYTNTSEKERDECIQSDKMNDKDRGHERCERVQTDINKENDRDNDRSKGRTNWQENSNKNAIETKSSNTSFTDKQQNVSELPAKTLELAKTANCTMVDDLLCPPGRQNRPSKIAIILRGPPGSGKSFVAKLIKDKEVEQGGSAPRILSLDDYFLVEKEIETKDDNGKKEMVYEYEEAMEPSYIASLVKAFKKNITDGFFNFIILDCINEKISDYEDMWSFAKSKGFKVYVCEMEMDVQICLKRNIHNRSEDEINRIVDYFEPTPSYHQKLDVNSMLQEQAIEEVQMEDSQETDKILQSNEESQDSQDEAPEVIGISKWERMEAEDKLDRLDGLAKKKNEGKPQTMEDFLQVPDYYNMEDTSGKKRVRWADLEERKQQEKMRAVGFVVGHTNWDRMMDPTKGGSALTRTKYI